The proteins below come from a single Erythrobacter sp. SG61-1L genomic window:
- the rseP gene encoding RIP metalloprotease RseP, whose translation MASPPFWMWIVGFLLVLGPLVTLHELGHYLVGRWCGVKADVFSIGFGRELTGWTDRRGTRWRISALPLGGYVQFAGDMNPASQPSAEWLALPYEERRKTFQAKALWQRALIVAAGPVTNLLVAVAIFAAFFLAYGKPVPADPAQSNVVQNFAPQSPARDAGLRIGDRIVEIDGSKVVQFQDILDRVALYPNKRIVVGVERDGDLLRFPVTIAASKEADSFGNIALVGRIGVFSSRFAFEPVGFGESLTLAAGQSVDVIRMMVIGLGQIFTRDRPVSDLGGPIKIAKFAGEQLSLGPLAFVNFVAMISINLAFINLLPIPALDGGHLAFYAAEAVRRKPIGPRSQEWAFRTGVAFVLALMLFVTINDIASLPLFGS comes from the coding sequence ATGGCTTCCCCGCCTTTCTGGATGTGGATCGTCGGCTTCCTTCTGGTGCTGGGGCCGCTGGTCACGCTCCATGAACTTGGCCACTATCTGGTCGGTCGCTGGTGCGGGGTTAAGGCGGATGTCTTTTCGATTGGCTTCGGCAGGGAACTAACCGGCTGGACCGACCGGCGCGGCACGCGTTGGCGGATTTCCGCGCTGCCGCTGGGCGGTTATGTCCAGTTTGCGGGCGATATGAACCCCGCCAGCCAGCCCAGTGCGGAATGGCTGGCGCTTCCCTATGAGGAACGGCGCAAGACCTTCCAGGCCAAGGCCCTGTGGCAGCGTGCGCTGATCGTGGCTGCTGGCCCGGTGACCAATCTGCTGGTTGCCGTGGCGATCTTTGCCGCGTTCTTTCTGGCCTATGGCAAGCCGGTTCCGGCCGATCCCGCCCAGTCCAATGTTGTCCAGAACTTTGCCCCGCAATCGCCTGCCCGCGATGCCGGGCTGCGTATCGGGGACCGGATCGTCGAGATCGACGGGTCGAAGGTCGTCCAGTTTCAGGACATTCTGGACCGGGTGGCCCTCTATCCGAACAAGCGGATTGTCGTTGGTGTGGAGCGCGATGGCGATCTTCTAAGGTTTCCAGTCACCATCGCGGCGAGCAAGGAAGCTGACAGCTTCGGCAATATTGCACTGGTCGGGCGGATCGGTGTCTTTTCCAGCCGCTTCGCGTTCGAGCCTGTGGGATTTGGCGAATCCCTTACGCTTGCTGCCGGGCAGAGCGTGGATGTCATCCGGATGATGGTGATTGGCCTTGGCCAGATCTTCACCAGAGATCGGCCCGTTTCGGACCTTGGAGGCCCGATCAAGATCGCCAAGTTCGCGGGTGAACAGCTCAGCCTTGGGCCACTCGCCTTCGTCAACTTCGTGGCGATGATCTCAATTAATTTGGCATTCATCAACCTGTTGCCAATTCCGGCACTCGACGGCGGGCACCTGGCTTTCTACGCGGCTGAAGCGGTCCGTCGTAAGCCTATCGGCCCGCGCAGTCAGGAATGGGCGTTCCGCACCGGCGTGGCCTTTGTGCTCGCGCTGATGCTGTTCGTGACCATCAACGATATCGCTTCGCTTCCCCTGTTTGGAAGTTGA
- the bamA gene encoding outer membrane protein assembly factor BamA yields MGLKGKKLSAPKIAAALLGGTILAGHPVVASAQDQDVPAIPAPAAASQPVGEVIRSLVVTGSQRLEAQTILSYIQLRVGGQYTEAAADQALKDLYATELFANASIRNDNGNVTIDVQENPVVNRIILEGNKRLKEDKILPEIKLAPRQIFTRSKVRADVARIIELYKRQGRFAAVVEPKSVQLAQNRVDIVYEITEGPKSKVRQINIIGNDKFSDGELRSQMITKQSRFFRLFSSGTSYDPDRLAFDQQKLRQFYLTEGYADFRVVSAVAELTPDKRDFIITYVVEEGERYKFGDVKVESQLRDFDEGVLTSSLAVKPGGWYNAKMVEDTVEGLTETAGLYGYAFADVRPEFDRNRDDLTMNVKFVINEAPRVYVEAININGNTLTQDKVVRREFRLAEGDAFNSLAVKRSTARINSLGYFQENFQIEQSQGSAPDRIVLDANVQEQATGELQLSAGFSSLESFILQGSIRQRNFRGRGQTVGASVNWSRYSRSATVSFTEPYVFDRNVSMGLDIYRRDTNNWNYYNNNRNSTFKQATTGFQIRAGVPITENASVIGRYTLNFDDITLDESLYYSDRVNPGTQECDVLLAGRYLCDAIGTRTSSILGASVVYDTLDNRIRPTRGESFSISLDVAGLGGTEQYAKMRLNAAKYWQLAPGWIFSLSGEGGYVKGFKNRGPGQDNVRLTDRFFLGDPQIRGFDIRGIGPRILREFYVLDGNKNPICGDGSSQETCDESHGGYTYYSDPKNPIDDPLGGNAYYLTRAELEIPLGTGAREMGLRPSIFVDAGAVFGLKKPLLTDTGPTYFVAARDQTTGDPLYVQVNSATLVDGICTADSGGISYVTNAVNPAPPACLGTTANTPYGSTNAGFREAYLGDSPKPRVAVGIGVNWNSPFGPFRIDVAKVLMKQPGDDPKTFTFNVGTQF; encoded by the coding sequence ATGGGCCTTAAGGGCAAGAAACTTTCTGCACCGAAAATCGCTGCGGCGCTGCTCGGAGGAACTATCCTGGCTGGTCACCCCGTGGTGGCTTCTGCGCAAGATCAGGACGTTCCGGCAATTCCTGCCCCGGCTGCGGCATCGCAGCCTGTCGGGGAAGTGATCCGTTCGCTGGTCGTCACCGGCTCTCAGCGATTGGAGGCTCAGACGATTCTGAGCTACATCCAGCTGCGGGTGGGCGGCCAGTATACGGAGGCCGCGGCCGACCAGGCGCTGAAGGATCTCTACGCGACCGAGTTGTTCGCCAATGCCAGCATCCGCAACGACAATGGCAATGTGACGATCGACGTGCAGGAGAACCCGGTGGTCAACCGGATCATCCTGGAAGGCAACAAGCGGCTGAAGGAGGACAAGATCCTCCCCGAAATCAAACTTGCCCCGCGCCAGATCTTCACCCGTTCCAAGGTGCGCGCGGACGTGGCCCGCATCATCGAGCTGTACAAGCGGCAGGGCCGCTTCGCTGCGGTGGTCGAGCCCAAGAGCGTGCAGCTGGCGCAGAACCGCGTCGACATCGTCTACGAGATCACCGAAGGGCCCAAATCCAAGGTCCGCCAGATCAACATCATCGGCAATGACAAGTTCTCCGACGGAGAACTGCGCAGCCAGATGATCACCAAGCAGTCGCGCTTCTTCCGCCTGTTCAGTTCGGGCACCAGCTACGATCCTGATCGCCTGGCCTTCGACCAGCAGAAGCTGCGTCAGTTCTACCTGACCGAAGGCTATGCCGATTTCCGGGTAGTCTCGGCCGTGGCCGAACTCACGCCCGACAAGCGGGACTTCATTATCACTTACGTGGTGGAGGAAGGCGAGCGCTACAAGTTCGGCGACGTGAAGGTGGAAAGCCAGCTGCGCGACTTCGACGAAGGCGTGCTGACCAGCTCGCTCGCGGTCAAGCCGGGCGGTTGGTACAACGCCAAGATGGTGGAAGACACTGTCGAGGGCCTGACCGAGACGGCCGGGCTTTACGGCTATGCCTTTGCCGATGTGCGGCCCGAATTCGACCGCAACCGCGACGATCTGACCATGAACGTGAAGTTCGTGATCAACGAGGCGCCGCGCGTCTATGTCGAGGCGATCAACATCAACGGCAACACGCTGACACAGGACAAGGTGGTGCGGCGCGAGTTCCGTCTGGCCGAAGGCGATGCGTTCAACTCGCTGGCGGTCAAGCGGTCCACCGCGCGCATCAATTCGCTGGGGTACTTCCAGGAGAACTTCCAGATCGAGCAGAGCCAGGGCTCCGCCCCGGACCGCATCGTGCTCGACGCCAATGTCCAGGAACAGGCCACCGGCGAACTCCAGCTCTCCGCAGGCTTCTCAAGCCTTGAGAGCTTCATTCTGCAGGGTTCCATCCGGCAGAGGAACTTCCGCGGCCGTGGGCAGACAGTGGGCGCCAGCGTCAACTGGTCGCGTTATTCCCGTTCCGCCACGGTCAGCTTCACAGAACCGTATGTGTTCGATCGCAACGTTTCGATGGGTCTCGACATCTATCGGCGGGATACGAACAACTGGAACTATTACAACAACAACCGCAACTCGACGTTCAAGCAGGCGACGACCGGCTTCCAGATCCGCGCGGGTGTTCCGATTACCGAAAACGCGTCGGTCATCGGCCGTTACACCCTGAACTTCGATGACATCACGCTGGATGAATCGCTCTATTACAGCGATCGCGTGAATCCCGGCACTCAGGAATGTGACGTGCTGCTGGCGGGCCGCTACCTTTGCGATGCAATCGGCACGCGCACCAGCTCGATCCTGGGCGCCTCGGTGGTCTATGACACGCTGGACAACCGCATCCGCCCGACACGCGGCGAGAGCTTCTCGATCAGCCTCGACGTGGCAGGCCTCGGCGGCACAGAGCAATATGCCAAGATGCGCCTCAATGCGGCCAAATACTGGCAGCTTGCTCCGGGCTGGATCTTCTCGCTTTCGGGTGAGGGCGGCTATGTCAAAGGCTTCAAGAATCGCGGCCCCGGGCAGGACAATGTCCGCCTGACCGACCGCTTCTTCCTGGGCGATCCGCAGATTCGCGGCTTCGACATCCGCGGTATCGGTCCGCGCATCCTGCGCGAATTCTATGTGCTGGACGGCAACAAGAATCCGATCTGCGGCGATGGCAGCTCGCAAGAAACCTGCGATGAAAGCCATGGCGGCTACACTTATTACAGCGATCCAAAGAACCCCATCGACGATCCGCTGGGTGGCAATGCCTATTACCTGACCCGCGCTGAGCTGGAGATTCCGCTGGGCACCGGTGCCCGCGAAATGGGCCTGCGTCCGTCGATCTTCGTCGATGCTGGCGCCGTGTTCGGCCTGAAGAAGCCGCTGCTGACCGATACCGGGCCGACCTATTTCGTCGCGGCCCGCGATCAGACCACCGGTGATCCGCTTTATGTGCAGGTCAATTCCGCAACGCTGGTAGACGGTATCTGTACCGCAGATTCGGGCGGAATCTCTTACGTGACCAATGCAGTCAATCCTGCTCCGCCTGCCTGCCTTGGCACCACGGCAAATACTCCGTACGGTTCCACCAATGCCGGCTTCCGGGAGGCTTACCTCGGTGACTCGCCCAAGCCGCGTGTGGCGGTGGGTATCGGGGTCAACTGGAACTCGCCCTTCGGCCCGTTCCGCATCGACGTTGCCAAGGTGTTGATGAAGCAGCCGGGCGACGATCCCAAGACTTTCACGTTCAACGTAGGAACCCAATTCTGA
- a CDS encoding OmpH family outer membrane protein, whose product MKSILKPVLAAGLVLAAASPLAAIPASAQVVKGVGVVDPGVIVNSSAAFKTAASQRPTTFAQYYQQAKTREDQLNAQLDPMIKKYDTDRAAPNPNREDLSKQAAALNQLSQQGQREIAQILAPVALSEEYVNEQIGDILPKAIEAAAAKKQVSLILTRGSGAIIFRDQAYDMNQDIIRELDALLPVAQLVAPPGWLPRDMREQLAREQAASQAANGGAAPAAPAQPAATAGPPAESR is encoded by the coding sequence ATGAAGTCCATCCTCAAGCCGGTTCTTGCAGCCGGCCTCGTTCTCGCCGCCGCCAGCCCGCTGGCCGCGATTCCCGCATCCGCGCAGGTCGTGAAGGGCGTCGGCGTTGTCGATCCCGGCGTAATCGTCAACAGCAGCGCCGCGTTCAAGACCGCCGCGTCGCAGCGCCCGACCACGTTCGCGCAATATTATCAGCAGGCGAAGACCCGCGAAGATCAGCTCAACGCGCAGCTCGATCCGATGATCAAGAAGTACGACACCGATCGTGCGGCGCCGAACCCGAACCGGGAAGACCTTTCCAAGCAGGCTGCGGCACTGAACCAGCTGAGCCAGCAGGGCCAGCGCGAGATCGCCCAGATCCTCGCCCCGGTCGCGCTGAGCGAGGAATATGTGAACGAACAGATCGGCGATATTCTGCCCAAGGCCATCGAAGCCGCTGCAGCCAAGAAGCAGGTCTCGCTGATCCTCACCCGCGGTTCCGGCGCAATCATCTTCCGCGATCAGGCCTATGACATGAATCAGGACATCATCCGCGAACTGGATGCGCTTCTGCCCGTGGCTCAGCTCGTTGCCCCTCCGGGCTGGCTGCCGCGCGACATGCGTGAACAGCTCGCGCGCGAACAGGCCGCCTCTCAGGCTGCCAATGGCGGTGCGGCTCCCGCAGCTCCGGCCCAGCCGGCCGCCACGGCGGGTCCGCCGGCGGAATCGCGCTGA
- the fabZ gene encoding 3-hydroxyacyl-ACP dehydratase FabZ: MSEESGAPAYDIRKVLNALPHRYPLLLVDRVQSLTIGEEIHAIKAVSFNEQFFQGHFPGRPIMPGVLIIEALAQSAAILAIETLELAGSGKLVYFMAIEEAKFRNPVEPGCLLDLHVGFIQKRARVCKFWGKAMLGDKVACEVQFTAMVADPPAEEG, from the coding sequence ATGAGTGAAGAGTCGGGCGCACCGGCCTACGATATCCGCAAGGTGCTCAACGCCTTGCCGCATCGCTATCCGCTTCTGCTCGTCGATCGTGTGCAATCGCTCACGATTGGCGAGGAGATTCACGCGATCAAGGCGGTGAGTTTCAACGAGCAGTTCTTCCAGGGCCATTTCCCCGGCCGTCCGATCATGCCCGGCGTACTCATCATCGAGGCGCTGGCACAGTCGGCCGCGATCCTGGCAATCGAGACGCTGGAACTCGCCGGAAGCGGCAAGCTCGTCTATTTCATGGCGATCGAAGAGGCCAAGTTCCGCAACCCGGTCGAACCCGGCTGCCTGCTGGACCTGCATGTCGGCTTCATCCAGAAGCGGGCGCGGGTCTGCAAGTTCTGGGGCAAGGCCATGCTGGGCGACAAGGTGGCCTGCGAAGTGCAGTTCACTGCCATGGTTGCCGATCCGCCGGCGGAAGAAGGCTAA
- the rpmE gene encoding 50S ribosomal protein L31 yields the protein MKADTHPDYHMITVKMTDGTEFQTRSTWGSEGDVMALEIDPTSHPAWTGDSKRLLNEGGRVAQFNKRFGGLTLKK from the coding sequence ATGAAGGCCGATACCCATCCCGATTACCACATGATCACCGTCAAGATGACGGACGGCACCGAATTCCAGACCCGCTCCACCTGGGGCAGCGAAGGTGACGTGATGGCGCTGGAAATCGATCCGACCAGCCACCCGGCCTGGACCGGCGACAGCAAGCGCCTGCTCAACGAAGGCGGCCGCGTTGCCCAGTTCAACAAGCGCTTCGGCGGTCTCACGCTCAAGAAGTAA
- a CDS encoding GFA family protein: MRFTVELADDPAGTRCNCSICAKKGAVTTYAPLESLTVTQGADMLKVYSFNTGVAKHHFCSHCGIHCFHQTRSMPDKYGVNVACLEGMSPFDFAEVPVVDGIHHPNDNGGVRRLAGKLRFEPSAE, from the coding sequence GTGCGATTCACCGTTGAACTGGCGGACGATCCAGCAGGCACGCGCTGCAACTGCTCGATCTGCGCGAAGAAGGGTGCAGTAACCACCTATGCGCCGCTGGAAAGCCTGACTGTCACTCAGGGCGCCGATATGCTGAAGGTTTACAGCTTCAATACCGGCGTCGCGAAGCACCACTTCTGCTCGCACTGCGGCATTCACTGCTTCCACCAGACCCGCTCCATGCCGGACAAATACGGCGTCAACGTCGCTTGCCTGGAAGGCATGAGCCCGTTTGATTTCGCGGAAGTTCCGGTGGTGGATGGCATTCACCACCCCAACGACAATGGCGGCGTAAGGCGCCTGGCGGGCAAATTGCGCTTCGAGCCTTCGGCCGAATAG
- a CDS encoding 2OG-Fe(II) oxygenase: MSAPGETSSEILRACEGMRQVPTPRAEMFTLPGFLPPDLCERLMRLIDAKRRPSTIADPNGDNYFRTSETCDLDAAEPEVLELERRLLAINSIDPAYGEPVQGQRYEVGQEFKAHTDYFEPSGEDFHKYCSVAGQRTWTFMVYLNDVDAGGATRFKVVDKMFQPEQGRLVCWNNRRPDGSCNAATLHHAMKVRKGMKYVITKWYRERPWG, encoded by the coding sequence ATGTCGGCTCCGGGCGAAACTTCCAGCGAGATTCTGCGTGCATGTGAAGGCATGCGTCAGGTTCCAACTCCGCGTGCGGAGATGTTCACCCTGCCCGGCTTCCTGCCGCCGGATCTGTGCGAAAGGCTGATGCGGCTGATCGACGCAAAACGCCGCCCCTCCACGATCGCAGACCCGAATGGGGACAATTACTTCCGCACCAGCGAAACCTGCGATCTCGATGCGGCAGAGCCGGAGGTGTTGGAACTTGAGCGACGCCTGCTTGCGATCAACAGCATCGACCCCGCCTATGGCGAACCGGTTCAGGGCCAGCGCTATGAAGTGGGCCAGGAATTCAAGGCGCATACCGACTATTTCGAGCCGAGCGGCGAGGATTTCCATAAATATTGCTCTGTCGCCGGGCAGCGCACCTGGACCTTCATGGTCTATCTCAACGACGTGGATGCCGGTGGCGCCACGCGTTTCAAGGTGGTGGACAAGATGTTCCAGCCCGAACAGGGCCGCCTTGTCTGCTGGAACAATCGCCGCCCCGACGGAAGCTGCAACGCCGCCACACTTCACCACGCGATGAAGGTGCGCAAGGGCATGAAATACGTGATTACCAAATGGTATCGCGAACGGCCGTGGGGCTGA
- the ccmC gene encoding heme ABC transporter permease CcmC: MHGLANPARFLRIARALTAPLLVLGLILTGAALYYGLVDAPPERLQGDSVRILFIHVPAAWLGMAGWSGIAVASFMELVWRHPLAGIGARAAAVPGAFFAFLCLATGSLWGRPAWGTWWVWDGRLTSMLVLLFLYFGYIALAGASAREGGNSRIAAIFGLVGAVNIPIIHYSVLWWNSLHQPPSLTTGGSTMAGPFLWGLLAATLGFTLIFGGVVLARMRAILADIQAEARLRRKAEGA, from the coding sequence ATGCACGGCTTAGCAAATCCTGCCCGTTTCCTGCGCATCGCTCGCGCGCTCACTGCACCGTTGCTGGTGCTTGGCCTGATTCTAACAGGCGCTGCCCTCTATTATGGCCTTGTGGATGCACCGCCTGAACGGCTGCAGGGCGACAGCGTGCGAATCCTGTTCATCCACGTGCCCGCCGCATGGCTGGGCATGGCGGGGTGGAGCGGAATTGCCGTGGCCAGCTTCATGGAGCTGGTCTGGCGCCATCCGCTTGCGGGAATCGGCGCGCGTGCCGCGGCCGTTCCGGGCGCCTTCTTCGCCTTCCTCTGCCTTGCCACGGGTTCTCTCTGGGGCAGGCCCGCATGGGGCACCTGGTGGGTATGGGACGGGCGGCTCACCAGCATGCTGGTGCTGCTGTTCCTTTATTTCGGCTATATCGCCCTGGCTGGCGCCTCCGCGCGCGAGGGTGGGAACAGTCGAATCGCTGCCATATTCGGGCTGGTGGGTGCGGTGAACATCCCGATTATCCATTATTCGGTGCTGTGGTGGAACTCGCTGCATCAGCCGCCGAGCCTGACGACCGGTGGATCGACCATGGCAGGGCCGTTCCTGTGGGGCCTGCTGGCGGCCACACTCGGTTTCACTCTGATCTTCGGCGGCGTCGTGCTGGCCCGGATGCGCGCCATTCTGGCGGACATTCAGGCGGAGGCTCGCCTGCGCCGCAAGGCAGAAGGGGCCTGA
- the ccmE gene encoding cytochrome c maturation protein CcmE, with translation MNTGLKAKHQRLVLIAIAMVVLIAAGLLAAWALRSQASYFYVPSEMIANPPEAGQAVRLGGMVQAGSLKTAADGVTINFVVGDGDAMVPVRYSGIVPDLFTEGSGVVAEGRLDAQGTFIADNLLAKHDENYVPRELHDMTEAQKRAAMEETTK, from the coding sequence ATGAATACGGGTTTGAAGGCCAAGCACCAGCGGCTGGTGCTTATCGCCATTGCGATGGTTGTGCTGATCGCGGCCGGGCTGCTCGCTGCATGGGCACTGCGGAGCCAGGCCAGCTATTTCTATGTGCCAAGCGAGATGATCGCCAATCCCCCCGAAGCGGGGCAGGCCGTGCGTCTGGGCGGCATGGTGCAGGCCGGTTCCCTGAAGACGGCTGCGGATGGCGTGACGATCAACTTCGTGGTCGGCGATGGCGATGCCATGGTGCCGGTGCGCTACTCGGGCATCGTGCCGGATCTGTTCACCGAGGGTTCGGGCGTCGTCGCCGAAGGACGGCTCGATGCGCAGGGGACGTTCATTGCCGACAATCTCCTCGCCAAGCATGACGAGAATTACGTGCCGCGCGAATTGCATGACATGACCGAGGCGCAGAAGCGCGCGGCGATGGAAGAAACCACGAAATGA
- a CDS encoding heme lyase CcmF/NrfE family subunit, which translates to MIAEFGLAALWLAAALAALQLVAGALVLGRDEPALSALVRPAAVVQGVLAALSFAALILLFVETDLSVRLVAENSHTEKPMIFKIAGAWGNHEGSMLLWVTIMSLSGGLIALIERRLPERTMIATLAAQAFVGLGFYAFLLFSSNPFARLSPAAPEGLGLNPLLQDIGLAFHPPTLYLGYVGLSVAFSFAVGALLTRQVTPEFARAMRPWVLGAWIFLTIGITAGSYWAYYELGWGGWWFWDPVENASLMPWLAATALLHSASVLAARDALRAWTIMLGVVAFSMSMIGTFLVRSGILTSVHAFAVDPERGSFILALLVLYIGSALTLFGLRAGTVAEGERFSVTSREGALVVNNVALSAILAIVLVGTLYPLVTEAFDIKVSVGPPYFNPVSALFFLPMLLVLAVGPLLRWRRDSLGRVQNEVVLVAIVALLVLAGVWFNTSIGLLPLLGLALSVAVALASVLPLRGRNLRRLPLAVWGMVFAHLGIAVALFGMSADSAFTKEKLVAATPGETVEVGPWKVKFETVEPVAGPNWTALEGVLSASYSGGKARQMAPQSREFWSPVQQTSESALLTRWNGQLYAVLGDEIEGGRWQLRLWWKPFVIWIWLGGLMIGFGGFLALVGRVVDDLKRRSLQQRIARRRRTAADEEAAA; encoded by the coding sequence ATGATCGCTGAATTCGGTCTCGCTGCGCTGTGGCTCGCCGCCGCGCTTGCGGCTTTGCAGCTTGTTGCCGGCGCGCTTGTGCTTGGCCGTGACGAGCCGGCGCTCTCCGCGCTGGTCCGCCCGGCGGCCGTGGTGCAGGGCGTTCTGGCGGCGCTGTCTTTCGCGGCGCTGATCCTGCTGTTTGTCGAGACCGATCTTTCGGTGCGGCTGGTGGCGGAAAACTCCCACACGGAAAAGCCGATGATCTTCAAGATCGCCGGTGCATGGGGCAACCATGAAGGCTCCATGCTGCTGTGGGTGACGATCATGTCGCTTTCCGGCGGCCTGATCGCCCTGATCGAGCGTCGCCTGCCGGAACGCACGATGATCGCCACGCTGGCCGCGCAGGCCTTTGTCGGCCTCGGCTTCTATGCCTTCCTGCTGTTTTCCTCCAACCCCTTCGCCCGCCTGTCTCCGGCAGCGCCGGAAGGGTTGGGGCTGAACCCGCTGCTGCAGGACATCGGCCTCGCCTTCCATCCGCCCACGCTTTATCTCGGCTATGTCGGCCTTTCGGTGGCTTTCAGCTTCGCCGTCGGCGCCTTGCTGACCCGTCAGGTCACGCCGGAATTTGCCCGGGCCATGCGCCCCTGGGTGCTGGGCGCGTGGATTTTCCTGACCATCGGCATCACGGCGGGTTCCTACTGGGCCTACTACGAACTCGGCTGGGGCGGCTGGTGGTTCTGGGATCCGGTGGAGAACGCCTCGCTGATGCCCTGGCTGGCCGCGACGGCTTTGCTCCATTCCGCCAGCGTGCTCGCCGCGCGCGATGCCTTGCGCGCCTGGACGATTATGCTCGGCGTGGTGGCCTTCTCCATGAGCATGATCGGCACGTTCCTCGTCCGCTCCGGCATTCTCACCAGTGTGCATGCCTTTGCGGTCGATCCGGAACGCGGCAGCTTCATCCTTGCGCTGCTGGTGCTCTATATCGGTAGTGCACTCACCCTGTTTGGCCTGCGTGCCGGTACTGTCGCGGAAGGGGAACGGTTCTCCGTCACCAGCCGCGAAGGCGCGCTGGTGGTGAACAATGTCGCGCTCAGCGCGATCCTCGCCATCGTGCTGGTCGGCACGCTCTATCCGCTGGTGACAGAGGCGTTCGACATCAAGGTTTCGGTCGGCCCGCCTTACTTCAACCCGGTCAGTGCGCTGTTCTTCCTGCCGATGCTGCTGGTTCTGGCAGTCGGCCCGCTGTTGCGCTGGCGGCGCGATTCGCTGGGCCGAGTGCAGAATGAAGTTGTGCTGGTCGCGATTGTCGCGCTGCTGGTGCTTGCCGGCGTGTGGTTCAACACATCCATCGGCCTGTTGCCGCTGTTGGGCCTTGCCTTGTCCGTCGCGGTGGCGCTGGCCAGCGTCCTGCCGCTGCGCGGCCGTAACCTGCGCCGCCTGCCGCTGGCAGTATGGGGCATGGTATTCGCCCATCTCGGCATTGCGGTCGCCTTGTTCGGCATGTCCGCCGATAGTGCCTTCACCAAGGAAAAGCTCGTCGCCGCAACACCCGGTGAGACGGTGGAAGTTGGCCCCTGGAAGGTGAAGTTCGAAACTGTCGAGCCGGTTGCCGGTCCGAACTGGACAGCGCTGGAAGGGGTGCTTTCAGCATCCTACAGCGGTGGTAAGGCCCGGCAGATGGCGCCGCAGTCGCGCGAGTTCTGGTCGCCCGTGCAACAGACCAGCGAATCCGCCCTGCTGACCCGGTGGAACGGGCAGCTCTATGCGGTTCTGGGTGACGAGATTGAAGGTGGCCGCTGGCAGCTTCGCCTGTGGTGGAAGCCGTTCGTTATCTGGATCTGGCTCGGCGGCCTGATGATCGGCTTCGGTGGCTTTCTGGCCCTTGTAGGCCGCGTTGTGGACGATCTGAAGCGCCGTAGCCTGCAGCAGCGGATTGCCCGCCGCCGCCGCACTGCCGCTGATGAGGAGGCGGCCGCATGA
- a CDS encoding DsbE family thiol:disulfide interchange protein: MKQIRWTLWLPLALFGVFFVLVASQLINPAGTTVESAMIGKPLPEFTLKPANADRPGLATQDMRDGQPRLLNVFASWCVPCAAEAPQLSALERGGANIVGVAIRDRPEDVAAFLAQHGNPYSRIGADDLSEVQVGIGSSGVPETFVIDGKGMIRYQHIGDIRDADVPMLLEKLREAAQ, translated from the coding sequence ATGAAGCAGATTCGCTGGACTTTATGGCTGCCGCTGGCGCTGTTCGGCGTGTTCTTCGTTCTGGTCGCCAGCCAGCTGATCAATCCCGCCGGGACGACAGTTGAAAGCGCGATGATCGGCAAGCCATTGCCCGAATTTACGCTGAAACCAGCCAATGCTGACCGGCCGGGGCTCGCCACGCAGGATATGCGCGACGGCCAGCCAAGGCTGCTCAACGTCTTCGCAAGCTGGTGCGTTCCCTGCGCGGCAGAGGCGCCGCAGCTTTCCGCGCTGGAGCGTGGTGGGGCAAACATCGTCGGCGTCGCCATTCGCGACCGGCCTGAAGATGTCGCGGCCTTTCTCGCCCAGCACGGCAATCCCTATAGCCGCATCGGGGCAGACGACCTTTCCGAAGTGCAGGTGGGGATCGGTTCTTCCGGCGTGCCCGAAACCTTCGTGATCGATGGCAAGGGTATGATCCGTTATCAGCATATCGGCGATATTCGCGATGCGGACGTGCCGATGCTGCTCGAAAAGCTGAGGGAGGCGGCACAGTGA
- a CDS encoding cytochrome c-type biogenesis protein, which translates to MKRLFLLIALALAAPLAAQDSLPPAPYAYKQLDDPKQEAEAKALMETLRCLTCQGQSIADSDAPMAGDLRHQVRMRIERGEKPEAIRAWLIERYGEYISYKPEVTSSTWPLFLLPVVLLLAAAFVFRSKLGKKA; encoded by the coding sequence GTGAAGCGCCTGTTTCTCCTGATCGCGCTGGCACTCGCCGCACCGCTGGCCGCGCAGGATTCCCTGCCGCCGGCACCTTACGCTTATAAGCAGCTCGACGATCCGAAGCAGGAGGCGGAAGCCAAGGCGCTGATGGAAACCCTGCGCTGCCTGACCTGTCAGGGCCAGTCCATCGCCGATTCCGATGCGCCGATGGCCGGTGACCTGCGCCATCAGGTCCGCATGCGGATTGAGCGGGGCGAAAAGCCTGAGGCGATCCGTGCCTGGCTGATCGAGCGTTATGGCGAATATATCAGCTACAAGCCCGAAGTGACGAGTTCTACCTGGCCTCTCTTCCTGCTGCCCGTTGTGCTGCTGCTGGCCGCCGCTTTCGTGTTCCGCAGCAAATTGGGGAAAAAGGCATGA